A window of the Acetobacteraceae bacterium genome harbors these coding sequences:
- a CDS encoding mechanosensitive ion channel has protein sequence MLKRFSFFQILILFCLFAMPLGDGYFIPSAFAQEEALETAEPVSAGKASVDKVPLSSTEAKDLIAVLNDPAQREQLIGTLKSLQKIEHSKNATGAHSVLESGLEVGKDIWNKTREAFGAFIQSIANFKALWPWLLQVWSSHALQSEIFRICIRVALVGVGGWGLSLVFAYLFRGLRAKINAKAKDRVKDTEAGQEKLELVKKDIDDSLEKLELREDAVKAKKKEIEAAIEEEKELQERFAQAEETHAPETLAHAENLAAKQALEEVESQAVVAQTVALSDSGAVKASTVSPLTPKETETHPDPKLSKNQKALLDIADKIQQLELEHKEAEQELQKKKQKVSKKQQNYNEIRLKTQKETLANRSHLVAYALAGFALDLFGIAMFPFLALLIQLLDPSSDARTMAAVWSVTWFANVVQTLWVAVLRALFNPVDSWLRLAAISDRAANFLFKWLRRISGFVAWGLTIIIILQACTLPGSVSAAIGKLVGLTANLMLAWMIFGARPYVSRSCTMIANRTPKLATIAGLTRQLWWICALFFDFALWWVWAMNMRDGYQFIILVFIKTCIALGLSRLLWIVVKNLLERGHNWLRTEEVLSDEMQERFLRYYPALEKTLAVLVLIVMLLTVAIAWGVPAHHLFSENSFGAHLLSSCGAILLALFVGVFIWEAANIFFERHSKKLEEGNPTQRQRVARIRTLQPLFRIILLMILTATVGMTILSELGVNIAPLLASASIFGVAIGFGSQKLVHDFISGVFLLLENALTVGDMVTLNKTYGRVEKLSLRTVHVRSSNGSLNIFPFSSLNEITNFSRGFCRVIIEAGVAYGTKVTDVREVFLEITETLKNDANFADFIIDDLNFLGLDRFGDSNIVIKATLPVTPAGRWPVTYEFNRQIAEVFEKRGIEMPFPMRTLDFPSLESFLKSEEKKYYNPKEEQAEPA, from the coding sequence TTGTTAAAACGCTTTTCCTTTTTCCAGATTCTTATTCTTTTTTGTCTTTTTGCGATGCCACTTGGCGATGGGTATTTTATTCCTTCGGCGTTTGCGCAGGAAGAAGCTTTAGAGACAGCGGAACCTGTGAGCGCTGGGAAAGCTTCTGTTGATAAAGTGCCTTTAAGCTCCACTGAAGCAAAAGATTTAATCGCAGTTCTTAATGATCCAGCGCAACGCGAACAGTTGATTGGAACGCTGAAATCTCTCCAAAAGATCGAGCATTCGAAGAATGCAACTGGCGCTCATTCTGTTTTAGAAAGTGGGCTTGAGGTTGGAAAGGACATTTGGAATAAAACCAGAGAAGCTTTCGGCGCTTTCATCCAGAGTATTGCGAATTTTAAGGCATTATGGCCATGGCTGTTGCAAGTTTGGAGCAGCCATGCGCTCCAGAGTGAAATTTTTAGGATTTGTATTCGTGTTGCCTTAGTCGGTGTCGGTGGATGGGGGCTTTCTCTTGTTTTTGCCTATCTTTTTCGGGGTTTGCGAGCGAAGATCAACGCAAAAGCAAAAGACCGTGTTAAGGATACAGAAGCAGGACAGGAAAAGCTTGAGCTTGTTAAAAAAGATATAGATGACTCTCTCGAAAAGCTTGAGCTTCGAGAGGATGCTGTAAAGGCAAAGAAAAAAGAGATAGAAGCTGCCATTGAGGAAGAGAAAGAGCTTCAGGAGCGCTTTGCGCAAGCGGAAGAAACCCATGCGCCTGAAACGTTGGCACATGCAGAAAATCTTGCTGCAAAACAGGCTTTAGAAGAAGTTGAGAGTCAGGCTGTTGTTGCGCAGACCGTTGCGCTTTCTGATTCTGGTGCTGTAAAGGCCTCTACGGTTTCACCTCTTACACCGAAAGAAACAGAGACTCATCCAGATCCCAAGCTTTCTAAAAATCAAAAAGCTCTACTTGATATTGCAGATAAAATTCAACAGCTGGAACTCGAACATAAAGAAGCAGAGCAGGAGCTTCAGAAGAAGAAGCAGAAAGTTTCTAAAAAACAGCAAAATTATAATGAGATCCGTTTAAAGACCCAGAAAGAAACTTTAGCAAACCGTTCACATTTAGTTGCCTATGCTTTGGCAGGTTTTGCCTTAGACCTTTTTGGTATCGCAATGTTCCCATTTTTGGCCTTGCTGATACAGTTGCTTGATCCGTCTTCAGATGCGAGAACAATGGCAGCTGTTTGGAGTGTTACTTGGTTTGCAAATGTCGTGCAGACACTCTGGGTTGCGGTGTTGCGTGCTTTATTTAACCCCGTTGATTCATGGCTTCGTCTCGCAGCGATTTCAGACCGTGCCGCTAATTTTCTGTTTAAGTGGCTTCGCCGTATTTCAGGGTTTGTTGCTTGGGGATTGACAATTATTATTATCCTTCAGGCATGTACTCTGCCTGGAAGTGTTTCCGCTGCGATCGGAAAGTTAGTTGGGCTGACAGCCAATCTGATGTTGGCATGGATGATTTTTGGTGCAAGACCGTATGTTTCACGTTCCTGCACGATGATAGCGAATAGAACCCCTAAATTGGCAACAATTGCAGGTTTGACACGTCAATTATGGTGGATTTGCGCATTGTTCTTTGATTTTGCCTTGTGGTGGGTCTGGGCGATGAACATGCGTGATGGCTACCAGTTCATTATTCTTGTTTTTATAAAAACATGTATTGCCCTAGGGTTGTCCCGCTTGCTGTGGATCGTTGTCAAGAATTTACTTGAGCGTGGCCATAACTGGCTGAGAACGGAAGAAGTTCTCAGTGATGAAATGCAGGAACGTTTTCTGCGTTATTATCCTGCGCTTGAGAAAACATTGGCTGTCCTTGTGCTCATTGTGATGCTCCTTACCGTTGCGATTGCATGGGGTGTTCCTGCGCATCATCTTTTTTCAGAGAATTCTTTTGGCGCTCATTTGCTTTCTTCTTGCGGCGCGATTTTATTGGCACTTTTTGTGGGCGTATTTATTTGGGAAGCTGCAAATATTTTCTTTGAGCGTCATAGCAAAAAGCTGGAAGAGGGAAATCCTACTCAGAGACAGCGTGTCGCGCGCATTCGCACCTTACAGCCTTTATTTCGGATTATTTTGTTAATGATTTTGACCGCAACGGTTGGGATGACGATTTTGTCTGAATTAGGGGTGAATATTGCCCCACTCCTTGCGAGTGCTTCTATTTTCGGGGTTGCGATTGGTTTTGGTTCTCAGAAACTGGTTCATGACTTTATCAGTGGTGTTTTTCTCCTTTTGGAAAATGCGTTGACGGTTGGAGACATGGTGACGTTAAATAAAACCTATGGACGTGTCGAAAAGCTTTCCTTGAGAACAGTACATGTTCGTTCGAGTAACGGTTCTCTTAATATTTTTCCTTTTAGTTCATTGAATGAAATTACCAATTTCAGCCGTGGTTTTTGTCGGGTGATTATTGAAGCTGGTGTTGCTTATGGAACGAAAGTTACTGATGTTCGAGAGGTTTTCCTTGAAATTACAGAAACGCTCAAGAATGACGCAAATTTTGCCGATTTTATCATTGATGATTTGAATTTCTTGGGATTGGATCGTTTTGGAGACAGCAATATTGTTATTAAAGCAACGTTGCCAGTAACACCCGCTGGACGTTGGCCTGTGACCTATGAATTTAATCGGCAGATTGCAGAAGTCTTTGAAAAACGGGGTATTGAGATGCCTTTCCCAATGCGGACGCTGGATTTTCCATCGCTTGAATCCTTCCTGAAATCGGAAGAAAAGAAATACTATAATCCGAAAGAAGAGCAGGCAGAACCGGCTTAG
- a CDS encoding peptide chain release factor 2 (programmed frameshift), with the protein MSAESEFYARQIQQSLVLLRRHLNWDESQDRLAELNHRAEDPDLWQNPSEAEKLMKERTLLDTRVKSVLEMAQGLKDNLDFIEMAEAEDDQEVIQESLKALSSIRDRAAKAEIESLLSGEADSNDCYLEINAGAGGTEAQDWSQMMMRMYLRWGEANGYKLTVLESSDGEQAGIKSVTLRFEGLNAYGWLKTESGVHRLVRISPFDSAARRHTSFASVWVYPVVDDSIEIEILDSDLRVDTFRASGAGGQHINKTDSAIRITHEPTGIVVACQTDRSQHRNRATAMQMLRARLYEAELQRREAEAAETEAGKTEIGWGHQIRSYVLAPYQMVKDLRTGVEKTNPDAVLDGDLSDFMAAALAAKMGGDEK; encoded by the exons ATGTCCGCAGAGAGTGAATTTTATGCACGCCAGATTCAGCAGTCATTGGTACTGCTGAGGAGGCATCTT AACTGGGATGAATCACAAGACCGTTTGGCAGAGTTAAACCATCGGGCAGAAGACCCTGATTTGTGGCAGAACCCTTCAGAAGCTGAAAAGCTGATGAAGGAGCGTACGCTTTTGGATACTCGGGTCAAATCTGTGTTGGAGATGGCGCAGGGATTAAAGGATAATCTAGATTTCATTGAAATGGCAGAAGCAGAGGACGATCAGGAGGTTATTCAAGAATCTCTGAAAGCGCTTTCTTCCATTCGGGATCGTGCTGCGAAAGCGGAAATTGAAAGTCTGCTTTCAGGAGAAGCGGATTCGAATGATTGTTATCTTGAAATCAATGCGGGCGCTGGCGGAACAGAGGCGCAGGATTGGTCTCAGATGATGATGCGCATGTATCTGCGTTGGGGCGAGGCAAATGGTTATAAATTGACCGTCTTGGAAAGCTCAGACGGCGAACAGGCTGGTATTAAATCTGTAACCTTGCGTTTTGAAGGTTTGAATGCTTATGGCTGGCTGAAAACAGAATCTGGCGTACACCGTTTGGTGCGTATTTCTCCCTTTGATTCTGCGGCACGCCGTCATACTTCTTTTGCCTCGGTTTGGGTTTATCCTGTCGTTGATGATTCTATTGAAATTGAAATTCTGGATTCTGACCTGCGTGTGGATACCTTTAGGGCGTCTGGTGCTGGTGGACAGCATATTAATAAAACGGATTCAGCGATTCGTATTACCCATGAACCGACAGGTATTGTGGTTGCTTGTCAGACAGACCGATCTCAGCACCGTAACCGTGCCACGGCGATGCAGATGCTTAGAGCACGTCTTTATGAGGCGGAATTGCAACGGCGTGAGGCAGAGGCAGCAGAAACCGAGGCTGGAAAGACGGAAATCGGCTGGGGGCATCAGATTCGCTCTTATGTGCTTGCCCCTTACCAAATGGTAAAGGATTTAAGGACAGGCGTTGAAAAGACAAATCCAGATGCTGTTCTTGATGGTGATTTAAGTGACTTTATGGCCGCAGCACTTGCTGCAAAAATGGGCGGAGACGAAAAATAA
- a CDS encoding biopolymer transporter ExbD → MSLPIKGKVKIGSHQENDEGIVDINTTPLIDVMLVLLIMLIITVPLQTQSVAIDLPQGDPPPNEEFKTVTIGINYENALSWDGTPVASLSELDSKIRDFVADHDPKKQVNVDPNRLASYKTVASVLADCQRLGIKRLGISGLDKSVEKQ, encoded by the coding sequence ATGAGTCTGCCCATCAAGGGAAAAGTCAAAATAGGCAGCCATCAGGAAAATGATGAGGGGATCGTTGATATTAACACAACGCCGCTTATTGATGTGATGCTGGTGTTGCTGATTATGTTGATTATTACAGTTCCGTTGCAAACGCAGTCTGTTGCGATTGACTTGCCACAAGGTGATCCGCCACCGAATGAGGAGTTTAAAACGGTTACGATTGGGATTAACTATGAAAATGCCTTGAGCTGGGATGGTACGCCTGTTGCTAGTCTCTCTGAATTAGATAGTAAAATTCGTGATTTTGTAGCAGATCATGACCCTAAAAAGCAGGTAAATGTCGATCCTAACCGGCTTGCAAGCTATAAAACCGTTGCCAGTGTGCTGGCCGATTGCCAACGTTTGGGAATCAAGCGTTTAGGCATTAGTGGTCTCGATAAATCTGTGGAGAAACAGTAG
- a CDS encoding energy transducer TonB: MDHIDRNRRRDLIASVVISIIVVVVIIGIVNFPSRGKGEPPRAPIKTSIIPTPTPPATKKPPPPKTPNVVVPPLPYIPPPRVVVPTLKNALKEKVTHIKPVKQEEQPKKIKKKTVKKKATKSPSTQTQNSNSDDLDDSDADTNEEKNHSAGATPINGARPEYPPNAEDDNREGKVVASCDILPSGHTANCKIVSHTGGSDFVASAVDFLARARYEPSVENGVPVTEHDHTLTIDFTLGD, encoded by the coding sequence ATGGATCATATTGATCGTAATCGTCGCCGGGATCTCATTGCTTCTGTTGTGATTTCGATTATCGTCGTGGTTGTAATTATCGGCATTGTGAATTTTCCTTCGAGGGGGAAGGGAGAGCCGCCTCGTGCGCCGATTAAAACAAGCATTATTCCAACGCCCACACCGCCAGCAACGAAAAAACCACCGCCACCAAAGACGCCAAATGTTGTTGTGCCGCCTTTGCCCTATATTCCTCCTCCAAGGGTGGTTGTGCCAACTTTGAAAAATGCTCTCAAAGAGAAGGTGACACATATCAAGCCTGTAAAGCAGGAAGAACAGCCTAAGAAAATTAAAAAGAAGACTGTGAAGAAAAAGGCTACAAAATCGCCTTCAACACAGACACAAAATAGTAATAGTGATGATTTAGACGATTCCGATGCGGATACGAATGAAGAAAAAAATCACAGCGCTGGGGCAACGCCTATTAATGGTGCACGTCCTGAATATCCTCCTAATGCAGAAGATGATAACCGTGAGGGGAAGGTTGTAGCTTCGTGCGATATTTTACCTTCAGGCCATACAGCTAACTGTAAGATCGTTTCGCATACAGGGGGTTCTGACTTTGTTGCGAGCGCCGTCGATTTCTTGGCGCGTGCCCGGTACGAACCAAGTGTTGAAAATGGTGTTCCTGTAACAGAACACGATCATACATTAACAATTGACTTTACATTAGGAGATTAA
- a CDS encoding MotA/TolQ/ExbB proton channel family protein, whose amino-acid sequence MLSLNHSTSLSHISAPVRGRILKYGRGLLLSSFVFAGAVGGGAVFGVAHAQDVASYTAGEAQTPEKPAPTPYADPAAQQQDQGQPADENAPPAPTQDVSQGQPSSDNSAQNQAGDQQQAQAPADNVAPLPPAPMDASAAENSSGSIMAKDNAPPAPAVPEELKKKPQTDDEPPKLKPSEAAKTQGNPYGLGALWKNGDMVARSVLMIMLIMSIGSWIIIVMKFIEQQRLFFTAREVGTDFWNSDSVKDAAEGLTEASPFRYIADSALVSAEGHAGKLRDAIDLQSWISMSISRAVDAISSRLQGGLAFLGTVGSTSPFVGLFGTVWGIYHALTAIGTSGQASLDKVAGPVGESLIMTAIGLATAVPAVLGYNLLVRRNKAAMERINDFAADILSVLIGGKPHDSALNEIAALEKENQKPITRGSDVIVDDGQV is encoded by the coding sequence ATGTTATCTTTGAATCATTCGACCTCTTTGTCTCATATTTCTGCGCCTGTACGGGGTCGCATTTTGAAGTATGGCCGTGGGCTATTGCTTTCCAGCTTTGTTTTTGCTGGCGCTGTCGGGGGTGGGGCAGTTTTTGGTGTTGCCCATGCTCAGGACGTTGCAAGTTATACTGCTGGCGAGGCGCAAACGCCTGAAAAGCCAGCTCCTACGCCTTATGCTGATCCTGCTGCGCAGCAGCAAGATCAGGGGCAACCTGCGGATGAGAATGCACCACCAGCACCAACACAGGATGTGTCGCAGGGACAACCTTCTTCAGATAATTCTGCACAAAACCAAGCAGGAGATCAGCAGCAAGCCCAAGCGCCCGCTGATAATGTGGCGCCTCTTCCTCCAGCGCCAATGGATGCATCCGCAGCAGAGAACTCTTCTGGCTCTATTATGGCCAAGGACAATGCGCCGCCAGCACCAGCTGTGCCTGAGGAGTTGAAGAAAAAACCACAAACAGATGATGAGCCCCCAAAACTAAAACCAAGTGAGGCGGCAAAAACACAAGGCAACCCTTATGGTCTTGGAGCTTTGTGGAAGAATGGCGACATGGTTGCCCGTTCCGTTTTGATGATTATGTTAATCATGTCGATCGGGAGCTGGATTATTATTGTGATGAAATTTATTGAGCAACAGCGTTTGTTCTTTACGGCCCGTGAAGTGGGGACAGATTTCTGGAATAGTGATTCTGTGAAAGATGCTGCTGAAGGTTTAACCGAGGCATCGCCTTTCCGTTATATTGCAGACTCTGCTCTGGTTTCTGCAGAGGGACATGCTGGAAAATTGCGCGATGCGATTGATCTTCAATCTTGGATTTCTATGTCGATTTCCCGTGCTGTGGATGCGATTAGTTCCCGTCTTCAGGGCGGACTTGCGTTCTTGGGAACGGTGGGATCTACTTCGCCATTCGTTGGATTGTTCGGTACGGTTTGGGGTATTTACCATGCGTTGACGGCGATTGGTACGTCTGGTCAGGCCTCTTTGGATAAAGTGGCGGGACCTGTTGGTGAATCTTTGATTATGACGGCGATTGGTCTGGCAACGGCTGTTCCAGCTGTGTTGGGATATAACTTGCTTGTGCGCCGGAATAAAGCGGCGATGGAGCGTATCAATGATTTTGCAGCGGATATTCTTTCTGTGCTGATTGGTGGAAAACCGCATGACAGTGCTTTGAATGAGATTGCCGCTTTGGAAAAGGAAAATCAGAAACCCATTACCCGCGGTTCAGATGTGATTGTGGACGATGGCCAAGTTTAA
- a CDS encoding PBP1A family penicillin-binding protein — protein MPSFSEDRLQPSGDHSPAQRQRFRYWRRVIGIIAGVALALIALVIASICLFWARCTSNLPSVDTLKSYHPPLVSRVYSNESSLMAELAAERRVYVPSEAIPDLVKNAFIAAEDQKFYSHAGVDYIAVARASVTNLLFRHHKRPLGASTITQQVAKGMLLNHDSEVSIVRKVKEAMLATRMEHVLSKDRIIEIYLNGIYLGNGAYGVVSAAKGYFNKSLEDLTPAQAALLGSLPKSPSNYNPFLHPDRAVERRNWVLGRMVETGALTQEQADAAKNELIAPVKTSRAGPMPDAEWFSEEVRRLLIAQYGEKKALEGGLDVHTSLHPLIQKATTTALRNGLEDYARRKEAFPAPYGHLSLSEEVLQAKTPEDKAEIVKAMREVRPPMGTLTTWRAAVKLSEGAAVAWAEETNEGFEFKQADLNKNEMKGAGATLKPGDLTLIIPTETGPVPLAQVPQVQGAAVVLDARTGRVLALSGGWTFQQSQFNRALQAKRQPGSSFKPFVYLAAMEHDISPSQRFEDTPFEQGNWHPQNYEKDNWGALTLHDALRESRNLVTIRLANHVGLDSIIDIANISGLTPNLPPYLSSALGAVETTVLQEAAAYAALANGGHVVRPSFIDYVQSPDGELLDRFTDPSLAIVPNDNPEEMPTLKDSRVVLASPQSTYQIQMMLEDVIAKGTGFRGKPGLSAYHIAGKTGTSQDWHDGWFSGFSPDLVTIVWMGYDTPRSLGQNETGGRVSGPIWNEIMRKALPLRGDLDFPQPPNMQLAKYDTGLIQAVDAFKSDQEPGVSVEMHGGGSDMTLGAEDTGASIIEHLPASEAKAETAETTGPVEPAGTAPPPPAPKQETSGDIGFGGLY, from the coding sequence TTGCCTTCTTTTTCAGAAGATAGATTACAGCCTTCTGGGGATCATTCTCCAGCACAAAGGCAGCGTTTCCGTTATTGGCGTCGTGTTATTGGTATTATTGCAGGGGTTGCTTTAGCCCTTATTGCCTTGGTGATTGCGTCTATTTGCCTTTTTTGGGCGCGGTGTACGTCGAATTTGCCGAGTGTTGACACCTTAAAATCCTATCATCCGCCTCTGGTCAGCCGTGTTTATTCCAATGAATCAAGCCTGATGGCGGAGCTTGCAGCGGAAAGACGTGTTTATGTGCCTTCTGAGGCCATTCCAGACCTTGTGAAAAATGCGTTTATCGCCGCAGAGGATCAGAAATTTTATAGCCATGCCGGCGTGGATTATATTGCGGTTGCCAGAGCCTCGGTGACCAATCTGCTGTTTCGTCATCATAAGCGCCCTTTGGGCGCTTCGACTATTACCCAGCAGGTCGCCAAGGGGATGCTCCTTAATCACGATAGTGAAGTCAGTATTGTCCGTAAGGTGAAGGAGGCTATGCTTGCGACAAGAATGGAGCATGTGCTTTCAAAAGATCGTATTATAGAGATTTATTTGAATGGGATTTATCTTGGGAATGGCGCTTATGGGGTGGTTTCCGCTGCAAAGGGCTATTTTAATAAATCGTTGGAAGATTTAACACCAGCGCAGGCGGCTTTGTTAGGCTCTCTACCAAAATCTCCCAGCAATTATAATCCTTTTCTTCATCCCGATAGGGCTGTTGAGCGTCGTAATTGGGTTTTAGGACGCATGGTTGAAACAGGCGCTTTGACACAAGAGCAAGCGGATGCTGCAAAGAACGAGCTGATTGCACCTGTAAAAACGTCTCGTGCAGGGCCAATGCCAGATGCAGAGTGGTTTTCTGAGGAGGTTCGCCGTCTTTTAATTGCGCAATATGGTGAGAAAAAGGCTTTGGAAGGGGGGTTGGACGTTCACACAAGTCTTCATCCTTTGATTCAGAAGGCAACGACAACGGCTCTTCGTAATGGGTTAGAGGATTACGCAAGGCGTAAAGAGGCTTTCCCAGCCCCTTATGGGCATCTTTCTCTCTCAGAAGAGGTATTGCAGGCAAAAACGCCAGAGGATAAGGCTGAAATTGTCAAAGCGATGCGGGAAGTGCGCCCGCCAATGGGGACGCTCACGACTTGGCGTGCGGCGGTAAAACTGTCAGAGGGCGCAGCTGTTGCTTGGGCAGAAGAAACTAATGAAGGGTTTGAGTTTAAGCAGGCCGATTTAAATAAAAATGAAATGAAGGGCGCAGGTGCGACGCTTAAGCCGGGCGATTTAACGCTTATTATTCCAACTGAGACAGGGCCTGTGCCATTGGCGCAAGTGCCGCAAGTTCAAGGGGCTGCGGTTGTTTTGGATGCGAGAACAGGCCGTGTGTTGGCTTTAAGCGGTGGTTGGACATTCCAGCAAAGTCAATTTAACCGCGCCTTGCAGGCAAAACGTCAGCCAGGGTCTTCTTTTAAGCCTTTTGTCTATTTGGCTGCGATGGAGCATGATATTTCCCCAAGTCAACGTTTTGAAGATACGCCTTTTGAGCAGGGGAATTGGCATCCGCAGAATTATGAAAAAGACAACTGGGGCGCATTGACGTTGCATGATGCGCTTAGGGAGAGCCGTAACCTTGTGACAATTCGTTTGGCAAATCATGTTGGACTGGATTCTATTATTGATATTGCCAATATTTCTGGATTGACGCCGAATCTTCCCCCTTATTTGTCTTCAGCGCTTGGGGCTGTGGAAACAACCGTTCTTCAGGAAGCTGCCGCCTATGCGGCTTTGGCAAATGGCGGTCATGTTGTTCGGCCGAGCTTTATTGATTATGTGCAGTCGCCAGACGGTGAATTGCTGGATCGTTTTACAGATCCTTCTTTGGCGATTGTTCCTAATGATAATCCAGAGGAAATGCCTACTTTAAAAGATAGTCGTGTTGTTTTGGCTTCTCCGCAATCTACGTATCAAATTCAGATGATGCTAGAGGATGTGATTGCGAAAGGGACAGGTTTCCGTGGAAAGCCTGGCTTGTCTGCTTATCATATTGCAGGGAAAACAGGGACTTCTCAGGATTGGCATGATGGGTGGTTCTCTGGTTTTTCCCCGGATCTCGTGACCATTGTTTGGATGGGGTATGATACCCCACGTTCTCTGGGTCAGAACGAAACGGGGGGACGTGTTTCGGGACCAATTTGGAATGAAATTATGAGGAAAGCCCTTCCATTGCGTGGAGATTTAGATTTCCCTCAACCGCCCAATATGCAGCTTGCAAAATATGATACGGGTTTGATACAGGCAGTTGATGCGTTTAAAAGTGACCAAGAACCTGGGGTTAGTGTGGAGATGCATGGCGGAGGTTCAGATATGACTTTGGGCGCAGAAGATACAGGCGCTTCTATTATTGAGCATCTGCCAGCCTCTGAAGCAAAAGCGGAAACAGCGGAAACAACAGGTCCTGTTGAGCCAGCTGGCACAGCGCCACCACCGCCAGCGCCAAAACAGGAAACTTCAGGAGATATTGGTTTTGGAGGATTGTACTAG
- a CDS encoding bile acid:sodium symporter → MLKRLMPDPFLLMIIFAVSMACLLPCSHQFLFFFEILTSILVMGMFFLQGARLDWEVLTENFKDWRLQGLVLASSYIIFPLMGEALYKIFFTISANGFAGKSLWFGILFLCCLPSTVQSSIALTSMARGNVAAAICAASLSNLVGIVVTPILVGIFVLPKLGLSAGAHDLFGDQFTHAIIRFSWELFLPFVCGQIAGRFIGDILRRHKKLLSFCERGSIALMVYTAFSMAVLGNVWRVINGYDFMAMVGILALILVIMLSLTLFLAEKMKTGDFGNAIAIQFCGSKKALTSGIPMSSALFGTQAGVMSIPLLFYHQFQIFLCALLAKRYAQRPNILEE, encoded by the coding sequence ATGTTAAAAAGACTAATGCCTGACCCTTTTTTGCTGATGATTATTTTTGCGGTCTCTATGGCGTGTTTGCTGCCATGTTCCCATCAGTTTCTTTTTTTCTTTGAAATTTTAACGTCAATCTTAGTCATGGGAATGTTCTTTCTTCAAGGGGCACGCTTAGACTGGGAGGTTTTAACAGAAAATTTTAAGGATTGGCGCTTACAGGGGTTAGTCTTGGCCTCTAGTTACATTATCTTCCCTCTGATGGGCGAGGCGCTTTACAAGATTTTCTTTACAATTTCTGCCAATGGGTTTGCTGGTAAATCGCTCTGGTTTGGGATTCTGTTTTTGTGTTGTTTGCCTTCAACAGTGCAGTCTTCTATTGCCTTGACCTCTATGGCAAGGGGAAATGTTGCTGCGGCTATTTGTGCTGCGAGTCTTTCTAATTTGGTCGGTATTGTCGTGACGCCCATTTTGGTTGGGATTTTTGTTTTGCCGAAATTAGGGCTTTCCGCAGGGGCACATGATCTCTTTGGAGATCAATTTACCCATGCGATTATCCGTTTTTCTTGGGAATTATTTTTACCTTTTGTCTGTGGTCAAATCGCAGGAAGATTTATTGGGGATATTTTACGCAGGCATAAGAAACTGCTTTCTTTCTGCGAGCGTGGTTCTATCGCTTTGATGGTTTATACTGCCTTTAGTATGGCCGTGCTGGGTAATGTTTGGCGTGTCATCAATGGCTATGATTTTATGGCTATGGTTGGAATTCTTGCGCTTATCCTTGTGATTATGCTGAGTTTGACACTTTTCTTGGCAGAAAAAATGAAGACAGGGGATTTCGGAAATGCGATTGCTATTCAATTTTGTGGTTCTAAAAAAGCCTTAACGTCAGGCATTCCGATGTCCAGTGCGCTTTTTGGAACGCAGGCGGGGGTTATGAGTATCCCTTTGCTTTTCTATCATCAGTTTCAAATTTTTCTGTGTGCGCTCTTAGCAAAAAGATATGCGCAGAGACCTAACATTTTGGAAGAATAG
- a CDS encoding biopolymer transporter ExbD, with translation MGMNVGSEEEDGAVMSNINTTPLVDIMLVLLIVFLITIPVSTRNIQVDLPVAINEQTVTAQDNIVLSVDKKGNPYIATTMVRSQEELVDKLVKFAKQKKQPQVQIRADEKAKYLEVGKLISACQEAGISHVDFITQEPHKG, from the coding sequence ATGGGAATGAATGTCGGATCTGAGGAAGAAGATGGCGCGGTGATGTCAAACATCAATACGACACCATTGGTTGATATCATGTTGGTGCTATTGATTGTCTTTCTCATTACGATTCCTGTCTCGACACGCAATATTCAGGTGGATTTGCCGGTTGCGATTAATGAGCAAACGGTGACGGCGCAGGATAATATCGTTTTGTCTGTGGATAAAAAGGGTAACCCTTATATCGCAACGACGATGGTGCGCAGCCAAGAAGAGCTTGTCGACAAACTCGTAAAGTTTGCGAAACAGAAAAAACAGCCTCAGGTGCAGATTCGAGCGGATGAAAAAGCAAAATATCTAGAAGTTGGCAAGCTCATTTCAGCTTGCCAAGAGGCGGGTATTTCTCATGTTGATTTCATCACGCAAGAACCTCACAAAGGGTAA